The Prosthecodimorpha staleyi genome has a window encoding:
- a CDS encoding dienelactone hydrolase family protein: MTIDRSRAPALPGRRSLLAGLAAAAVLPVLGRGAGAQSEGLAERTVDYAVAGGRCTGLLVHQAALAKMPAIVVIPETSGAVSCTRLARRLARQGYMVFVPSFVTLYGSPDDKAARTKLNNLTPANVTALIRSSVDFLAAQPQSSGTVALVALGWGAAGCAAIAADPGPVKALVLFYMAPPTGEQIPAIKVPLQLHYAALDERTMALVEPAERKLMGHSKVYEQYVYEGQTASFMNEQTDRKVDDAVVALAFDRMEFFLARYVKPR; this comes from the coding sequence TTGACGATCGATCGCTCCAGGGCCCCGGCCCTGCCCGGCCGCCGGAGCCTCCTCGCCGGCCTTGCCGCCGCCGCCGTACTGCCCGTCCTGGGCCGCGGGGCCGGCGCCCAGTCGGAAGGGCTCGCGGAGCGCACTGTCGACTATGCGGTCGCGGGCGGACGCTGCACGGGCCTCCTCGTGCACCAGGCTGCCCTTGCGAAGATGCCGGCGATCGTCGTCATCCCGGAGACGAGCGGCGCGGTCAGTTGCACGCGCCTGGCCCGCCGGCTGGCACGCCAGGGCTACATGGTCTTCGTTCCGAGCTTCGTGACCCTCTATGGGTCGCCGGACGACAAGGCCGCGCGCACCAAGCTGAACAATCTGACGCCCGCCAACGTCACGGCGCTGATTCGCTCGTCGGTCGACTTTCTGGCCGCCCAGCCGCAGAGTTCCGGCACGGTCGCACTCGTCGCGCTCGGCTGGGGCGCCGCCGGCTGCGCCGCGATCGCCGCCGATCCGGGCCCCGTGAAGGCCTTGGTGCTGTTTTACATGGCGCCGCCGACGGGCGAGCAGATCCCGGCCATCAAGGTTCCGCTGCAATTGCACTATGCCGCGCTCGACGAACGCACCATGGCTCTGGTCGAACCGGCCGAACGCAAGCTGATGGGCCATTCGAAGGTGTACGAACAGTATGTCTATGAGGGCCAGACCGCCTCGTTTATGAACGAGCAGACCGACCGCAAGGTCGACGACGCCGTCGTCGCCCTCGCCTTCGATCGGATGGAGTTCTTCCTCGCCCGCTACGTCAAGCCGCGCTGA
- a CDS encoding glutathione S-transferase family protein, protein MLVLRSSMPSPFGRKVKVAAALLGLSDRITIEIADTNDPSDSLRRQNPLGKIPCLVLEDGTALYDSRVILEYLDTLAGGGGIIPVETTARFAALRLQALADGLMDAALLQVYEIRFRSETERSPAWLTYQAAKVERVLAVLEEAPPAADGVLTVGEIAVACALGYLDLRFEGRWRAAHPKLVAYLDAFAARNPAFEATRVKP, encoded by the coding sequence ATGCTCGTCCTGCGCTCCTCCATGCCCTCCCCGTTCGGCCGCAAGGTGAAGGTCGCCGCGGCTCTGCTCGGCCTCTCCGACCGGATCACGATCGAGATCGCCGACACCAATGATCCCTCCGATTCGCTGCGCCGGCAGAATCCGCTCGGCAAGATCCCGTGCCTCGTCCTGGAGGACGGGACCGCGCTCTATGACAGCCGCGTGATCCTCGAATATCTCGACACGCTGGCCGGCGGCGGCGGGATCATTCCGGTCGAGACGACGGCCCGCTTCGCGGCGTTGCGCCTGCAGGCGCTCGCCGACGGCCTGATGGATGCCGCCCTGCTGCAGGTCTACGAGATCCGGTTCCGCAGCGAGACCGAGCGCAGCCCCGCCTGGCTCACCTACCAGGCCGCCAAGGTCGAGCGGGTGCTGGCCGTGCTGGAGGAGGCGCCGCCGGCTGCCGACGGTGTCCTGACGGTCGGAGAGATCGCCGTCGCCTGCGCGCTCGGTTATCTGGACCTGCGCTTCGAGGGCCGGTGGCGCGCCGCGCATCCGAAGCTGGTTGCCTACCTGGACGCCTTCGCGGCGCGCAATCCGGCCTTCGAGGCGACCCGCGTCAAGCCCTGA
- a CDS encoding outer membrane protein: MSRVSFVALMAAVAVLSATAAEAADIYGGSAPPPVQPYGGSAYLPSSPSNWNGAYLGAQGGMAWGSARNKVKGVSTRSADTSGGNVGLYGGVNANVGANFVVGAEADINYSGENGTSVNGGKAYRAGSDWNGTVRGRVGVAFDRIMPYATGGIAFVDNGVRGNGNSSSSTEVGMALGAGVEGKITDRVSAKLEYMYLGTPDGSHTLGKQKVESDQSSNILRLGAAYKF; this comes from the coding sequence ATGTCTCGCGTCTCGTTCGTCGCTCTGATGGCGGCTGTTGCCGTCCTGTCCGCGACCGCGGCCGAAGCGGCCGACATCTATGGCGGTTCGGCGCCCCCGCCGGTCCAGCCCTATGGCGGCAGTGCCTACCTGCCGTCGTCCCCGTCGAACTGGAATGGCGCCTATCTGGGTGCCCAGGGCGGCATGGCCTGGGGTTCCGCCCGCAACAAGGTCAAGGGCGTCTCGACGCGCTCGGCCGATACCAGCGGCGGCAATGTCGGCCTCTATGGCGGCGTCAATGCCAATGTCGGCGCCAACTTCGTGGTCGGCGCCGAAGCCGACATCAACTATTCCGGCGAGAACGGCACGTCCGTCAATGGCGGCAAGGCCTATCGCGCCGGATCCGACTGGAACGGCACGGTGCGCGGTCGCGTCGGCGTGGCCTTCGACCGGATCATGCCCTATGCGACCGGCGGCATCGCCTTCGTCGACAACGGCGTGCGCGGCAACGGCAATTCGTCCTCGTCGACCGAGGTCGGCATGGCCCTCGGCGCCGGCGTCGAAGGCAAGATCACCGACCGGGTCAGCGCCAAGCTCGAATACATGTATCTCGGCACGCCCGACGGCTCGCACACGCTCGGCAAGCAGAAGGTCGAAAGCGACCAGTCGAGCAACATCCTGCGGCTCGGCGCGGCCTACAAGTTCTGA